Below is a window of Populus trichocarpa isolate Nisqually-1 chromosome 3, P.trichocarpa_v4.1, whole genome shotgun sequence DNA.
GCCAAAATGATGTCGTGTGacctttataaatattaaaaaaaaggaggccgggtctcagccgggtttaaccgggtcagccgggtcccgggttgacCGGGTTCCACTGGGCCAATTCCCAGGCGAGTTTTTGcttagacccggaccggtctcatgcccgggtcggccgggtcccgggtcgacccgccgggccggtccaggtttcaaaactatgttcACAACACTTATAGTCACCATGTCATGATCATCGTGAGTTGGTGGTGTGTTGAATGCACATGGAAAGAAGTTATTgtagtgatggtggtggtgacgACGCTTGCTGATATGGAAGGGGAGCGAGTATGTAGGAGTGTTGCTACAGCTGAACTCATATTCGCATGGTGCGGATGTGAATGAGACCTTGCGATGGTCAttgtggtggtgatggtggaaCATGAGATTGCCTATGGCTTTGCTTGCAATCTTGTTACCACATTTAAGCATCATGTTGAGATCAACCAAGAGTTTTCTATTTGATAAACCCTTTCTTAGTATGAAGAAGATAACACGTACTATGCCCCATGCTCTTTTGGCTATCACTGGTAGTGCTGATCCAttatagtttataatttttgttctttttttagagagtttcccttttttttctgaGGAGTTTTGAGAGAGAGTAGGAGAAAGGGAGAGAGATAAAGTGAGGATATTTGTTTTGGGACGAGAGGGAGAGAGGCGAGGTGAGGGGCTATATAAAGGGAGGCGTGGAAATGCAGACAAGCAAAAGGTTGTCCTTTTGATGTGCACTAGAACAACCAATGGGTGCGCGGACACTTAGAATTATCTAGGGTTTACAGAATCATTGATTTAATCATTCTGGGCTGACCAAATCTAGTGTGAAAAAGCATGTGAGCCCCAAAAATGGGACCCATTCTTCTTGAACATTTAAAAGATTTGGTTTAGCGCTTCACCTCGAGCCAAgttcttttttgtaatataaaaaaaaatttggataccattatatttcaaagaaagaaaaaaagcaaagatcGGAAAGTTGTAAATTATTGGATCCAATAAAATAGTTGtattcaattatataataattaaaaaaaaaagtaacatcaataaacaaactcaattttaaaaagaaaatataataatgataacTAGAAGAGAAAGAGCACTTGTTAAAAACGAGGAAATCACCGAGTTGAATTCCAagaaaatccaataaaaataaatgaaattgaaaaaaatacttagaTTACCTTGTCAAACCTGTTGCCCAGGTCATAAGATTTGTGATAACTAGATCAAAATGAAACTGAAGAAAACCACGaagtctattttttaaaatgaacaatgttgaaggatgaataacgaaaaaaaactacaaaaaaaaataatgttaacttttcaagctCGTGACCCAAGCACGAAACAGGAAAAGTCTCGTCTAGAAAAACTATGAATCTCAACCCCcgacaaatcaaatattaaaggatggaattgaaaaaacaatcaattatatTGTTGTTACCCAATTGTTTACCctatttttgaagaattttcaaaaaaaaccaaaaataacacaaaataacaaaaacccaaaaaatatattcttgatgTATTTGCGTCGTTTTCGGcatcttttccaaaaaaaaagagagagaaaaacaagtttAGTGACCTAATTGTGGAAGGGAGATGACCAATTTAAAAAGTGAAAACCCTCTCACCAAGCAACCCATTATTTTAATCAAGtggttcatttttctttgttttgtctcCAAGTTATCAAATGAATGGTTGAGATTCATTCTTGAAATCCAATGGTTGATCTTGGTTTGCTTTGCCTTCAAGCCAAAGAATTTTATTTACCTCTAAATATGTGGTTATAACACACCCAAAAAGAGGGGAGAAATcttaggagaaaaaaataaaaaaaaaaatgaaccattggattaaaaaaaatgtggttACTCTCTCCACACCCATACAATACAAAAACTATAAACTCAATAAACCTAAGCAGAGCCGCTGcccaacaaaatccaaaaccacCTGACCTACCTTTTTCCCCCACACAGACCAGCACACACAAAAAGACCATTTACTTCAACCAAAGCAAAGTCCTCCTCTCCTTCTCTAAGTCATCATTTATCCTCATTATCACCGTCCACAACGGTCATTGCCAAAACAAACAACCCATACTTCTAGCCAACCCCCATCATTAGACAACCAGCAACTCTCTTGATTGAACCTTCCACCAGAAGTCACCTCTCACCCTAAATACCAGCAGGGAGACCCACACCCACACCGATCTTCAATCTTCCTCATCTCCAAACTAGCAGTTGTTGGCTTGCCAAGCCCCAGCCTTTCCACCGAACTTTCCCCTACAGACTTCGTCTCCACCAACCTCTTAGCCGAACCATTACCCACAGCGAACCTGTCATTCccaaacccataaaaaatccaagttgtGCTTCTTCTTCTCCGTAACagcctcttctctctctctctacctctAGACACAACCAGATTTTCCTCCTTCATGACCATCCATCGGTTCATCCTCTCCAGCTGCAATCAGCACTGCCTGCTGTCAGCTAGGCTTCCCTCACTAGCTCTCACCGTCGAGCACCAGCAACAGCCACAactacttgaagaaaaaataaataaatatataaaccaAGAGGGAGAAAggatattatctaaaaaaaagtaaaagctattgtttgtgcttttttttctgtcttgtaGGTCGGGTGAGAGCCACCGTTGGCACAAGaggggagagaagaagaagacattcCTGATGCACTAGGTTTCTTATCTTTACTGGCTACGACGCATGCGCTCACACGCCTCTAGTGGCAGTGGTGCGTGAAACCCATACGTCATCACTGTTCATGCAACTTAGAAGCTTCCCAGCACTGTTCCTGAATTTCAAGCAATTTCTCGAATTTGATTtgtgaaaattataaatgattaatgtgtgtgtttgaattattctaattttttgcAATTTGTAAAAATGTTATTGTGTGGTGTGTgagtaaaatatagtaaaaaaaagaattgtgtgtgtgtttattttgtttttattgccttttactttatgttaaataaatgacaaaaaaggaaagataaaaggataaatcttttaattaatccaaattttttaattgcatacagccaagtctctcaaaaatataaaaaaaaatcatatcttttaGTATTTacatacaaaaattcaaaaatacatatttgcatgcattttgacacgaaTAAATTCCAATCCTAAGTCATAGATAGACTACTGGTTAGGAACTCATCAAAACCTTTAAGCCACATTCAAAACCACACAAAACAGTTTACCTCAGGTAGTGTGCAATaagggtgttaatacctttctTAGCCACAACCAGTCTCTTACTCTTGAATCTATGATAAAACCAATACACTCAGGTTTCCTAGCGACCCTAAACCAAACAACTTGATGGTGACTCTAACGACCCCATGACGTCGTGCATCCACATGCGACATATATAAAaggatcaaaaacaaaaaaaaatccaattatgagaatgaggaccaaatttgaaaaaaaaataaaatgagaggaGTACCtagaattttgaattgaatggggaaattgaaaggagaaattaaattcataaatgaaaaaactaaaaatgaaaaaattgtggaccaaatttgaaaaaaataacaaattataataatggatccaaggatgaaattgaaatttgacaaaaggaccaataacaaaaattaaaaataagaaaaattaggatcaaagttgaaatatcaagaaataaaatgacaattatACAAAAAGTCAATTGCACAAAAggatcaaaaactaaaaatagcaAGAGAATAAGGatctaatttgaaataaaaaagaaatgagaggacctaatttgaaataaaacatcGCTGGTGCATTTGTTAATCCAAACGGCATCACCAAGAACTCGTAGTGCCAATAACGAGTTTTGAATGTCGTCTTGGGTACATCCAGgtccttgattctcaactggtAATACCCCGATCTcaggtttattttttagaacactCTAGCCCCCTTTAGTTGAtcgaacaaatcatctatccgcGGAAGTGGATGTTTGTTCTTTATTGTCACCCTGTTCAACTATCTATAATCTATGCAGAGTCTAAGGGTCCCAtgctttttctttacaaataacACAGGAGCTCCCCAAGGTGAATTACTCGGACGTATGAATCCTTTATCCAATAATTcttgtaattgaatttttaactcTGCCAATTCTGCTGGTGCCATCCGGTATGGTGACTGAGCTATTGGAGATGTATCAGGTAATATGTCAATAGTGACTTCAACTTCCCTTTCTGGAGGTACCCCCAGCAACTCATTCGGAAACACATCAAGGAATTCTCTAACTACCGAAATGTCTGATAATTGAATGCCCTCCTTTTTTGTCTCCATGACCAATGCAAGGTAAGCTTCACACCCTTTCTTTATCATCTTTCTCGCAGTCATAGCCGAGACAATACAATTTGGAATgacatttctctctcctctaaATACAATTTTCCTACCACCAGTTCCATGAAAAGTTACTGTTTTTGCAAAACAGTCCATTTGAGCTTTATTCATACTCAACCAGTCCATCCCTAAAATGACATCAAAGTCATGTAACTCTAAGGGTAATAAATCTACTTTCATTTCACACCTATTTATAACAAGTTGAACCCCAGATAATGTATGTCGAGCTGGTCTGTCTACAGTGGCAGATTGTTGCTGACTCTGAGCCTGCTGTTGCTGATTCAGATTGATCTCAGCCCTACAAGGGCAATTCCTCCGAAAATGTCCTTGACCCCCATAATAATAACATCCTCAACCTAAATGTGGACAATCCTGCCATCTATGTTCCCCCCTGCAGATATAACATCATCCAGGCGTTGCAGAACAATCTCCTGGGTGTCTTTGTCCACACTGGGTACACAAAGGATAAGTAATCATTTTCTGCTCCGATGTTCCTGTGAAAAAACCACCCCTGTGGTTTGGTTGCCTCGTAGTTGACCCTACCCCTGAAGTCTGAGCAAATACAGCTAAGGTACTCCCCCCCTTTTGAACTGACTGAATTGTCCCTTACCTCTTTTAGGCAGAAGGGGTCTGCCAGAGGTATACTCTGCTTCCTTCCGCTTACCCAAACCATATTGTCCTTGTTGGCCTTCCCTCAAACATGCCTCAAGGGCCTCTGCTGCCTCAATAAGCTCTCTGGTAGTCCCAAAGTTAAAGGCAACCAATCCTTGCCTTAACTCTTGTCGCAGTCCATCCCGTAGTCTTTCAACCCTATGTTGTTCACTAGGGGTATAATGTGAAGCAAACATGGAAAGGTCATGAAACCTCCTTTCACAGTCAAGCACTGACATGTCCGCTTGTTTCAAGGCTAGAAActcttgttctttaattttttgatgataGGAGGAGTAGAACTGATGCTCAAACTGTTCTCTAAACTCTGCCCAAGACCAGGACCCTGCAGGTCTCCTTGACCTCACCGTATCCCACCAAGACCGCGCCCTGTCTGAAAGCAAATGGGCAGCACAATTCACTCGTAAGCCCTCTGCTACTTGCATATGATCCACAGTATCCTCAATTGTGCGTAGCCATCTACCAGCTATTTCAGCATCTGGTTCACCCAAGAAAGGTTCACACCCTAATTCTCTCACACTATTTATAGTCCGCACTAATGTAACCACACTATCAACAGGGGCGGTAGCTACAAGTATTGTCTGTACTGCCGGTGCTACTGGAGCTGTCGGGGCCGAGGCACCAAGCATCGCCTCGATTACTGCCCTCACTATCTGAGCTATGAGTGCTGGGTCAGCATGTAACGTAGGCATCGCTGCAGGTACTGGTGTCGTAGCTAGGGGTACGACTCCCTGTCTCTGCTGATTCAAACCCCCAAGTTGTGATCCCTCAGTCTGTCTCAATTCAGTATCATCATGGAGTCTCGCTGACTCCCCTAATCTCGACTGGTGAGTTATCAGAGGCACATGAGAGGCAGTATCCTCTAACGGGTCCTCTGTCTGTCTCTCTTCAAAGTCTTCACCTGTCGTTGCACCTTTTCTTGTGCGTACCATCCTGGTtcaaattaacaatttattaaactttcatTCAGTTTCCTGAACCCAAAACCGGGCTCTAATACCAACTGTCAAGgcctaaaaaaaagttatttaaaagagTTAATTGGTCTCTCTTCaagtaaatattttctaaaaatttcggcagagtctcctttgtattttcaataccaagttatcgactcaaaatcaaaatctgtaAATAATAACCACAAACTCATCCCAGTATAAATTAACATCGCAACTCCACTAAACACAACAATTTCCATATCCCCtgtagttatatatatatatatatatagttaacatTCTATGATTTCATATACaacatttaaaactaatttacttacaataacattaatttattgGGACACATAcacattcaaatataaatacaacaaaACTATATTACTAGTTAAAGTAAGGGCATTGTTCTTAATTACATACCCAgcaaaagaataatttaaacattttaaaatttcttaacaTACAGGCAATACAAAACAAGGATTTTCATCTATGCTTCTACTTTCCAGCTCGAGGGTGCGATGTACctaacaatatatttatataacatGTGAACGTTTGGTAAAGACTAGAAACTTTACACTTGTTAATAATACACAATTTAAATAAGGGTTATTTGAAGAATACATAATAATATACGCACTAGCTCATTAAATGAAGTACTTATCgtcaatataataatttaatctaaatttcatttttttgccAATCCTTTACTAGATATCTTCTTCATTAACCAGGATACGACTTTCTCAAGTTGTCCATTAATTAGTACATTATATCTGAAGTTcaggtaaaaagaaaaggaaaatagttCAACCAATGTGCCCATTTCAACAAGGCATTATTTCCATTAACCAGGAAATAATCTTTCAACACGCCCATTTaacagggcattatttccattAACTAGGAAATAATCTTTCGGCACGCCCATTTATTTAACATGGTATTATTTCTATTAAGCAGGAAATAATCTTTCGACACACCTATTTAACAGgacattattttcattaaccAAGAAATAATCTTTCAACGCGCCCATTTATTTaacagggcattatttccattctttttatttcacaatttctacattaaaattacaatcaaaggaaatttcttctaaaatactaaattaaacaattaatttattatagagTATTTAACACCTACCTGGTGTTTGTGGGCGTGAAATGGTCCCCTGTTGCTGATTAGGTCTTGCGACCTCTTCTGCACCAGCACAAAAATCAACATGTCAATTATTATTCAtaaccaaataataaaaatctcatttcatTTTAAGTTAAGAAGAGTAAAATTCTCCTTTTTAACCCGTCATCAAAATTAACTTTCTAATTCTCCAAAAATCCATTCGATTCATCTAAAATCACTCttttacattaacaaaatccaagtcaaaattctttttctcctttttatatGTCATGGCCGGATTTCTTCAAGGAAAAAGggtgaatatttta
It encodes the following:
- the LOC127905095 gene encoding uncharacterized protein LOC127905095, whose protein sequence is MVRTRKGATTGEDFEERQTEDPLEDTASHVPLITHQSRLGESARLHDDTELRQTEGSQLGGLNQQRQGVVPLATTPVPAAMPTLHADPALIAQIVRAVIEAMLGASAPTAPVAPAVQTILVATAPVDSVVTLVRTINSVRELGCEPFLGEPDAEIAGRWLRTIEDTVDHMQVAEGLRVNCAAHLLSDRARSWWDTVRSRRPAGSWSWAEFREQFEHQFYSSYHQKIKEQEFLALKQADMSVLDCERRFHDLSMFASHYTPSEQHRVERLRDGLRQELRQGLVAFNFGTTRELIEAAEALEACLREGQQGQYGLGKRKEAEYTSGRPLLPKRGHFRRNCPCRAEINLNQQQQAQSQQQSATVDRPARHTLSGVQLVINRCEMKVDLLPLELHDFDVILGMDWLSMNKAQMDCFAKTVTFHGTGGRKIVFRGERNVIPNCIVSAMTARKMIKKGCEAYLALVMETKKEGIQLSDISVVREFLDVFPNELLGVPPEREVEVTIDILPDTSPIAQSPYRMAPAELAEFAVGNGSAKRLVETKSVGESSVERLGLGKPTTASLEMRKIEDREGEEDFALVEVNGLFVCAGLCGGKRFDKQDVHSVPDSPILETTSSFGSTSSSPSLANLPPIRVHMEDGGGVRDQKVVGIEDQLAQMTVGGGRVGQRQDKGFAALSSPPSMPKATAAITSDADADFDSPESTELVLEMLNNNEVVLPVEASPLLLGFGRSPMVRQLRITNSSFPLRDLDDDNGFVDKKAEEFIEKFYKELRQQKRTSG